The DNA window CTGTAGCCCATACCTTCAATCGGTTGATCAAAACCTTCCTCATTCTTAGAACTCCTCAATTTCACAAACGTCTTTTATCGTCTAAAATAACAATCCTTTTGAGCCATTAATACCCGCTGATTCCAATTGTAAAGCGATTCACCGATTGCATGATCGACCAATCCGACCAGGCATAATCCACGGTGATGACCGCCTGGCCCAAAATCCTGTAAACAAAGCCCGCGCCCAGACACAATCCATTGCTGGCTCCCCGCTCAAACAGGGATTGGTAACCGGCACGAAGGAAAATGCTGTTAAATGTCTTGAATTCCACACCCATATTCAGACTTTCCGTGTTATCGCTGGGGTGATTGGCATCCACGGCAAAGGTGAAGGAGTTTTTCTCACTCAGGACCCAGTCGTAGGAAATCCCGAATCGAAACAACAGGGGAAGCGGATAGCCTTCGGTCACCATGTCCACGGGAACCTCATCGTTGTTGAAAAAGCGGTCCTTGCGTCCATCCACATCCATTACGCGGGTTAAATCACGACCGTGCAGAGAAAACTCGGTCCCAAAGTTACTGATGGTTCCCCCCAGCCGCAGTCCCTTTACCGGCGTTTTGTAGAGGATGGACAGATCAAGGGCAATGGTTGAGCCCTTTTCATGCCAGATGCGTTCATAAAAATATTTGGCCCCCAATCCGGCTGAAATCCGATCGGTAATGGCCATGGCCAGGTACAGTCCGGCAACCATGTCCCGGGCGGTGTAGACCTCGCCGGTTCCTTCGGGGCGAAAAACCGTCCGCACGGGTGCTTCGCCATAATCCAGCATGGCCAGGTGAAAACCCAGCGCCCAATTAATCGGCATAATGGGGACCACCATATCGAAGGCATTAAAGGTGGTGCCGACAAACCAGTTCAGTCTCATAAATTGGGCCGACACGGAAGGAATCTGAGTAATTCCGGCAGGATTCCAATAGAGAGCCGACGGATCGTTTGCAATGGAGGCAAATGCCCCACCCAGTGCTTCGGCCCGGGCACCTACACCAATCTCCAGCATGGTTCCGGCAGAGGTTCCACTGCGGGAGACATCGGTTTTGTAAGCACGTCCATGAGGATCAAATTCCTGGGCAAAGAGGGTTTCCCCGCCGAGGAGAATTCCTCCCATCATTCCCATGATTAGGATTACGACCGAGAAAAATTTTACGCGATTCATCTTCATTCCTTACACTTTAAAACCCAATTTGCAAACCAAATTGAACCAATCGGGGTCGAGAATACCAGGAGGGATCGTAATCAGCCTCGTTTTTTGTAAACTCACCCAAGTATTTCAAACGATAATAGCGCTTCTTTCCCACTTCCGGCAGGTAAGCATCCGGGCCGGCATGTCCGGTCACACTGTGCACCCGATTTTCGTTTAAATGATTAAACACATTAAATGCCCG is part of the Calditrichota bacterium genome and encodes:
- a CDS encoding PorV/PorQ family protein — translated: MNRVKFFSVVILIMGMMGGILLGGETLFAQEFDPHGRAYKTDVSRSGTSAGTMLEIGVGARAEALGGAFASIANDPSALYWNPAGITQIPSVSAQFMRLNWFVGTTFNAFDMVVPIMPINWALGFHLAMLDYGEAPVRTVFRPEGTGEVYTARDMVAGLYLAMAITDRISAGLGAKYFYERIWHEKGSTIALDLSILYKTPVKGLRLGGTISNFGTEFSLHGRDLTRVMDVDGRKDRFFNNDEVPVDMVTEGYPLPLLFRFGISYDWVLSEKNSFTFAVDANHPSDNTESLNMGVEFKTFNSIFLRAGYQSLFERGASNGLCLGAGFVYRILGQAVITVDYAWSDWSIMQSVNRFTIGISGY